Proteins co-encoded in one Brassica rapa cultivar Chiifu-401-42 chromosome A02, CAAS_Brap_v3.01, whole genome shotgun sequence genomic window:
- the LOC103851950 gene encoding 50S ribosomal protein L24, chloroplastic → MATMMTSLQSSFTSLSISSKSNSSFLGQRLLSPLSLSAASPVKPAQNPCLVYAKLKRWERKKCKPNSLPILHKMHVKFGDTVKVISGRDKGKIGEVTKIFTHNSTIVIKDVNLKTKHMKSREEGEPGQILKIEAPIHSSNVMLYSKEKEVVSRVGHKVLEDGQKVRYLIKTGELIDTIEKWKQLKEAKDKETTQVAAGSAS, encoded by the exons ATGGCGACCATGATGACTTCTCTTCAGAGCTCGTTTACATCTCTTTCGATATCCTCCAAGTCCAACTCCTCCTTCCTCGGCCAGCGTCTCCTTTCCCCGCTTTCCCTCTCCGCCGCTTCTCCG GTCAAGCCCGCCCAGAACCCATGTCTTGTTTACGCAAAG ctTAAGCGTTGGGAACGGAAGAAATGCAAACCAAACAGTCTTCCAATTCTGCacaaaatgcatgtcaagtttggTGATACGGTCAAAGTTATATCTGGACGAGACAAGGGCAAGATTGGAGAAGTCACTAAGATCTTTACCCACAACAGCACCATTGTCATCAAAGATGTCAACCTCAAGACCAAACACATGAAGAGCCGTGAAGAGGGAGAGCCTGGCCAAATTCTCAAG ATTGAAGCACCGATTCACAGCTCAAATGTGATGCTGTATTCGAAAGAAAAGGAGGTGGTTAGCCGGGTGGGTCACAAGGTCCTCGAAGATGGACAGAAGGTGAGATATCTGATCAAAACTGGGGAACTTATCGACACCATTGAGAAATGGAAGCAACTTAAGGAGGCTAAGGATAAAGAAACAACTCAAGTTGCAGCTGGCTCAGCATCTTAG